One genomic region from Sorangium aterium encodes:
- a CDS encoding transglutaminase family protein: MRFGMVHRVMTDALAALGVIALVASGQFNRYVSWAILISLGLALVVRESWQRHPALRHLDTGILLAVIAVQVVRIVATDASVLDVLVEFAAALQIIRLATRKGAAHDQQVIVLALLHLIAGTVLGGGMGYGLCFLGVLVVAPGALVLSHLRREVEGNYRQGARDRTGLPVDVPRILRSRRVVGRSFLAVTCLLSVPIFVFTALLFVIFPRVGLSLLLLNRGHTGRMIGFSGKVDLGAVGVLRSDPKLAMRVEIPELPEPPPPRLTMHLRGTALDAYDGRTWTQSETFKRPTESDGGLVPIERYPDPAVDPVMRIDLEPIDPPVIFLPPNATGLRLKHRGQLGVDANAMAQRGPEGELRYQPTDDRGLVYDVFLSRKRSPTFQRLPAAERRRYLDLPRDLPSRVVELAQQWTQGVDRPADRARAIQEHLRTEYRYDLASPSGADPQPLDHFLFESKRGHCEFYSTAMAILLRAVDVPTRNVTGFVGGTYNRFGRFYAVRQGDAHSWVEVYLDGEGWMTFDPTPPADAAPKSELVGAWAYLRDFIEATSQRWDRHVVGYDLNQQVGLLQTLTSRYRRSGSSSDLSLSRPRILAVAAVALALGGGLLYWRFRRTRRGREERRADAGRTPSAILATALYEGLEAAMLVQGVPRPPSLPPLRHAEALELADHPLAREILTLTQVYLRARFGGATLTEDDSRDFERRVKALRGAERRARAASDSGLAASP, translated from the coding sequence ATGAGGTTCGGGATGGTGCACCGGGTCATGACCGACGCGCTCGCGGCGCTCGGCGTCATCGCCCTCGTCGCCAGCGGACAGTTCAACCGCTACGTGAGCTGGGCGATCCTCATCAGCCTCGGGCTCGCGCTCGTCGTGCGCGAGTCGTGGCAGCGGCACCCGGCGCTCCGCCACCTCGACACGGGCATCCTGCTGGCGGTCATCGCCGTCCAGGTGGTCCGCATCGTCGCCACCGACGCGAGCGTGCTCGACGTGCTCGTGGAGTTCGCCGCGGCGCTGCAGATCATCCGGCTCGCGACGCGCAAAGGGGCGGCGCACGACCAGCAGGTCATCGTGCTCGCGCTGCTGCACCTCATCGCCGGGACCGTCCTCGGCGGCGGCATGGGCTACGGGCTGTGCTTCCTGGGGGTGCTCGTCGTCGCCCCAGGCGCGCTCGTGCTCAGCCACCTGCGGCGCGAGGTCGAGGGCAACTACCGGCAGGGGGCGCGCGACCGGACGGGGCTGCCCGTGGACGTGCCGCGCATCCTGCGCTCGAGGCGGGTCGTCGGGCGCTCGTTCCTGGCCGTCACCTGCCTGCTCTCCGTCCCGATCTTCGTCTTCACCGCGCTCCTGTTCGTCATCTTCCCGCGCGTCGGCCTCTCGCTGCTCCTGCTCAACCGCGGCCACACCGGGCGGATGATCGGCTTCTCGGGCAAGGTCGACCTCGGCGCGGTCGGCGTGCTGCGCAGCGACCCCAAGCTGGCGATGCGGGTCGAGATCCCCGAGCTCCCCGAGCCGCCGCCCCCGCGCCTCACCATGCACCTGCGCGGCACCGCGCTCGACGCGTACGACGGCCGCACCTGGACCCAGAGCGAGACCTTCAAGCGCCCCACGGAGAGCGACGGAGGGCTCGTGCCGATCGAGCGGTACCCGGACCCGGCGGTCGACCCGGTGATGCGTATCGATCTCGAGCCCATCGATCCGCCCGTGATCTTCCTGCCGCCGAACGCCACGGGGCTCCGGCTCAAGCACCGCGGGCAGCTCGGGGTCGACGCGAACGCGATGGCCCAGCGCGGGCCGGAGGGGGAGCTCAGGTACCAGCCCACGGACGATCGCGGGCTTGTCTACGACGTCTTCCTGTCGCGGAAGCGGTCGCCGACCTTCCAGCGCCTGCCGGCGGCCGAGCGGCGGCGCTACCTGGATCTCCCGAGGGATCTGCCGTCGCGCGTCGTCGAGCTCGCGCAGCAGTGGACGCAAGGCGTGGATCGTCCGGCGGACCGGGCGCGGGCGATCCAGGAGCACCTGCGCACGGAGTACCGGTACGACCTTGCGTCGCCGTCGGGCGCGGACCCGCAGCCGCTCGATCACTTCCTGTTCGAGTCGAAGCGCGGGCACTGCGAGTTCTACTCGACCGCGATGGCTATCCTGCTGCGCGCGGTGGACGTCCCGACGCGCAACGTGACGGGCTTCGTCGGCGGCACCTACAACCGCTTCGGCCGGTTCTATGCGGTGCGGCAGGGCGACGCCCACTCGTGGGTCGAGGTGTACCTCGACGGCGAGGGGTGGATGACGTTCGACCCGACGCCGCCTGCCGACGCGGCGCCGAAGAGCGAGCTGGTCGGGGCCTGGGCGTACCTCCGCGATTTCATCGAGGCGACGAGCCAGCGCTGGGACAGGCACGTCGTCGGCTACGACCTGAACCAGCAGGTGGGCCTGCTCCAGACGCTGACGTCGCGCTACCGGAGGTCCGGATCGAGCAGCGATCTTTCGCTGTCGCGCCCGCGGATCCTCGCGGTCGCCGCCGTCGCGCTCGCGCTGGGCGGCGGCCTGCTCTACTGGCGCTTCCGCCGCACGCGCCGCGGGCGCGAGGAGCGCCGCGCGGACGCCGGCCGCACGCCGAGCGCGATCCTGGCGACCGCGCTCTACGAGGGCCTGGAGGCCGCCATGCTCGTCCAGGGCGTGCCGCGCCCCCCCAGCTTGCCGCCGCTGCGTCACGCCGAGGCGCTGGAGCTCGCGGATCACCCGCTGGCGCGCGAGATCCTGACGCTCACGCAGGTCTACCTGCGCGCCCGCTTCGGCGGGGCGACGCTCACGGAGGACGACAGCCGCGACTTCGAGCGGCGGGTCAAGGCGCTGCGCGGGGCGGAGCGGCGGGCGCGCGCTGCGAGCGACAGCGGGCTCGCCGCGTCGCCCTGA
- the aspS gene encoding aspartate--tRNA ligase → MSRFIDELKRTHRCGDLREADIGKEVVLFGWVARRRDHGGCIFIDLRDRTGVTQIVFDRSYLEAIRKHGLKAEEKDLVDAHAAAERARSEWVVGVRGVVVSREGNVNDKIDTGAIEVWVAEATIFNRAETPPFEIADEIETREEIRLQHRYLDLRRAPLQRALRMRHEINRATRNYLSDKGCLELETPFLVKYTPGGARNFLVPSRISAGKFYALAESPQLYKQLFMVAGFDRYFQIVKCFRDEDLRIDRQPEFTQIDVELSFVNQDDVFGLMEGLVFAVFKAALGKDLTELYPTGRFPRMPYAESMRRFGNDKPDLRFGIEHTDLTDLIIEHNGGGVPFWVELAEKFKSGKLRRDLPAEIVKGLVIPASANLSRQQTEDLERGLRDVKGFRGLARAKLAEDGSWTQSPLTKSITPELRQKLNEVLGAKPGDVLCFQFGKEAVVHTVMAKLRIDVAKKMGLIPEYGHGDQWRFLWVTNPPLFEFDEDTGRWAAAHHAFTRPIDEHVPLLESDPARVECYRYDLVLNGFEIGGGSIRLHDPEVQARVFKTLGIDENDARDKFGFLLDALRSGAPPHGGIAIGMDRLAMLLSGAPTLRDVIPFPKTNQGTDQMTGAPVIVDAAQLAELHVKTAVAAADPRQGATGTGSAGA, encoded by the coding sequence GTGTCCCGTTTCATCGATGAGCTCAAGAGGACGCACCGCTGCGGCGATCTGCGCGAGGCGGACATCGGCAAGGAAGTCGTGCTGTTCGGCTGGGTCGCGCGGCGCCGCGATCACGGCGGCTGCATCTTCATCGACCTCCGCGACCGCACGGGCGTGACGCAGATCGTCTTCGATCGCAGCTACCTCGAGGCGATCAGGAAGCATGGCCTGAAGGCGGAGGAGAAGGACCTCGTCGACGCGCACGCCGCCGCCGAGCGGGCCCGGTCCGAGTGGGTCGTCGGCGTCCGGGGCGTCGTGGTCAGCCGCGAAGGCAACGTGAACGACAAGATCGACACGGGGGCCATCGAGGTCTGGGTCGCCGAAGCGACGATCTTCAACAGGGCGGAGACGCCGCCGTTCGAGATCGCGGACGAGATCGAGACGCGCGAGGAGATCCGCCTGCAGCACCGGTACCTCGACCTGCGCCGGGCCCCGCTCCAGCGGGCGCTGCGGATGCGCCACGAGATCAACCGGGCGACGCGGAATTACCTGTCGGACAAGGGCTGCCTCGAGCTCGAGACGCCCTTCCTCGTGAAGTACACGCCGGGCGGGGCGCGCAACTTCCTCGTCCCCTCGCGGATCTCGGCCGGGAAGTTCTACGCGCTCGCCGAGAGCCCGCAGCTCTACAAGCAGCTCTTCATGGTCGCGGGCTTCGACCGCTACTTCCAGATCGTGAAGTGCTTCCGGGACGAGGACCTGCGCATCGACCGGCAGCCGGAGTTCACCCAGATCGACGTCGAGCTGTCGTTCGTGAACCAGGACGACGTCTTCGGGCTGATGGAGGGGCTCGTCTTCGCGGTGTTCAAGGCCGCCCTCGGCAAGGACCTCACCGAGCTCTACCCGACGGGCCGCTTCCCGCGCATGCCGTACGCGGAGTCCATGCGCCGCTTCGGCAACGACAAGCCCGACCTCCGCTTCGGGATCGAGCACACCGACCTCACGGACCTCATCATCGAGCACAACGGCGGCGGGGTGCCGTTCTGGGTCGAGCTCGCCGAGAAGTTCAAGTCGGGCAAGCTGCGGCGCGACCTGCCGGCCGAGATCGTGAAGGGGCTCGTGATCCCGGCGAGCGCCAACCTGTCCCGCCAGCAGACCGAGGACCTCGAGCGCGGGCTCCGCGACGTGAAGGGCTTCCGCGGCCTCGCGCGCGCCAAGCTCGCCGAGGACGGCTCCTGGACGCAGTCGCCCCTCACGAAGTCGATCACGCCGGAGCTCCGGCAGAAGCTGAACGAGGTGCTCGGCGCCAAGCCGGGCGATGTCCTCTGCTTCCAGTTCGGCAAGGAAGCCGTTGTGCACACCGTGATGGCGAAGCTCCGCATCGACGTCGCGAAGAAGATGGGGCTCATCCCGGAGTACGGGCATGGCGACCAGTGGAGGTTCCTCTGGGTGACGAACCCACCTCTGTTCGAGTTCGACGAGGACACGGGGCGCTGGGCCGCCGCGCACCACGCGTTCACGCGGCCGATCGACGAGCACGTCCCGCTCCTCGAGAGCGATCCGGCGCGCGTCGAGTGTTACCGTTACGATCTCGTGCTGAACGGGTTCGAGATCGGCGGCGGCTCGATCCGGCTGCACGATCCCGAGGTGCAGGCGCGCGTCTTCAAGACGCTGGGCATCGACGAGAACGACGCGCGCGACAAGTTCGGCTTCCTCCTGGACGCGCTCCGCAGCGGCGCGCCCCCGCACGGCGGCATCGCGATCGGCATGGACCGGCTCGCGATGCTGCTCAGCGGCGCGCCGACGCTCAGGGACGTCATCCCGTTCCCGAAGACCAACCAGGGCACTGATCAGATGACGGGCGCGCCCGTGATCGTCGACGCCGCGCAGCTCGCCGAGCTTCACGTGAAGACGGCGGTCGCGGCCGCGGACCCCCGGCAGGGCGCGACGGGCACCGGCAGCGCCGGCGCCTGA
- a CDS encoding DUF4388 domain-containing protein, which produces MASPARVLVVDDSPTILKVVSAILARNGFDPTVARDGLAGIELVKKGPKYDLVLLDFVMPRMNGYAFCRELRSNPSHRNVPVVLMSAKGDKLRGQFVQQTGAVDAITKPFDARALVAVIEGALSKAAEGRARPVPEGAKMPDEDTIAESVRPSLLARSMRQRAGAEFAQQLSTVMTPAIMSLSIEARTNEAAVMQAVARVMTSEVVSKLTLTLRDLDDTPADAKEVMSGDVSAIPLAEILQLLQMQRQTGVLRVTTNRASVTISLRQGLIDLVQARNSSDEFKLGRYFIERGLLTRERLEALLRAKRPHALLGQVLVEAGVATNDDLIAVLERQSSELIYEVLRWPYGRFSFTREPFRPEVEQAHLGLPVSALVLEGFRRVDEWRLMEGTINFDQVVVVDQVALDGVGSGKLTRIEQLVLGAVNGSRTVNEVIKESAVGSFDAIKTIYQFLQSRVLRTRAA; this is translated from the coding sequence ATGGCCTCCCCGGCGCGAGTCCTCGTTGTCGATGACAGCCCGACCATCCTGAAGGTCGTCAGCGCCATCCTCGCTCGCAATGGGTTCGACCCGACCGTGGCGCGCGACGGGCTCGCGGGGATCGAGCTGGTCAAGAAGGGGCCGAAGTACGATCTCGTCCTCCTCGATTTCGTGATGCCGAGGATGAACGGCTACGCCTTCTGCCGGGAGCTCCGCTCGAACCCGTCGCACCGCAACGTGCCCGTGGTCCTGATGAGCGCCAAGGGCGACAAGCTCAGGGGGCAGTTCGTCCAGCAGACCGGCGCCGTCGACGCGATCACCAAGCCGTTCGACGCGCGCGCGCTCGTCGCGGTGATCGAGGGCGCGCTCTCGAAGGCGGCGGAGGGGCGCGCGCGGCCCGTGCCCGAGGGCGCGAAGATGCCCGACGAGGACACGATCGCCGAGAGCGTGCGGCCGAGCCTCCTCGCCAGGAGCATGCGCCAGCGCGCCGGCGCGGAGTTCGCGCAGCAGCTGTCGACGGTGATGACGCCGGCGATCATGAGCCTCTCGATCGAGGCGCGGACCAACGAGGCCGCGGTGATGCAGGCGGTCGCCCGCGTGATGACGAGCGAGGTGGTCTCCAAGCTGACCCTGACGCTCCGCGATCTCGACGACACGCCCGCGGACGCGAAGGAGGTGATGAGCGGCGACGTCTCCGCGATCCCGCTCGCCGAGATCCTCCAGCTGCTCCAGATGCAGCGGCAGACGGGCGTGCTTCGGGTGACCACGAACCGCGCGTCGGTCACGATCTCGCTCCGCCAGGGGCTCATCGATCTGGTGCAGGCGCGCAACTCGTCGGACGAGTTCAAGCTGGGGCGCTACTTCATCGAGCGCGGGCTCCTGACGCGGGAGCGGCTCGAGGCGCTGCTCCGCGCGAAGCGGCCGCACGCCCTGCTCGGCCAGGTGCTCGTGGAGGCCGGCGTCGCGACGAACGACGACCTCATCGCCGTGCTGGAGCGGCAGTCGAGCGAGCTCATCTACGAGGTGCTGCGCTGGCCGTACGGGCGCTTCTCGTTCACGCGCGAGCCCTTCCGCCCCGAGGTCGAGCAGGCGCACCTCGGCCTCCCGGTGTCCGCGCTGGTGCTCGAGGGGTTCCGGCGCGTCGACGAGTGGCGGCTCATGGAGGGGACGATCAACTTCGACCAGGTGGTGGTCGTGGACCAGGTCGCGCTCGACGGCGTGGGCTCCGGCAAGCTGACGCGCATCGAGCAGCTCGTGCTCGGCGCGGTCAACGGCTCGCGCACGGTGAACGAGGTGATCAAGGAGAGCGCGGTCGGCTCGTTCGACGCGATCAAGACGATCTACCAGTTCCTTCAGTCGCGGGTGCTGAGGACCAGGGCGGCCTGA
- a CDS encoding PepSY-associated TM helix domain-containing protein, whose translation MAKKLSRHAFTTFWDVHAWVGVIGGLLLYVMFLSGGIALFRRQLEVWEEPLTQQRSSIEQVGLQATLDQGLAAAGTTPEQLWLYPPEGGLGVARLLYFSQGERVSRWVEEPLVPERERLSDFLFELHYLWHRVTGVWLFYVAGLLCVALLLALATGVLIHLKDIVRQFHQFRPDKTRRVLWSDMHKVLGVMGLPFQVLFAYTGAFFVFLGLLVPVFTDPVLGGDAGRADQVAWGASFADEPARGTPARGLTLDEHLARARAAAPGLVPEVFSVRHHGLDSGTVDIRGSIEGVPFSRSIVRLRAVDGAVLSLDAPGAEGGRSGVIRWIYGLHFANFGGVTLRILFFALALATCATILTGNWIWLARREARQERVGNRLLARLTVGFGAGTVVAIAALFLVSRAFPLDWSGRVVAEELTFFVALGLCVAWALAARDGGRLWSRQLGLAGLLLLPVPALAARWSGAGLFGAGPKLGAVVAVDVALLLTAAALCASAWALRRAISRPEARLLPTRGAPPPSLAHGGAGLVARRQTATHG comes from the coding sequence ATGGCCAAGAAGCTCTCCCGCCATGCCTTCACGACCTTCTGGGACGTACACGCGTGGGTCGGCGTGATCGGTGGGCTCTTGCTCTACGTGATGTTCCTGTCGGGGGGGATCGCGCTCTTCCGGAGGCAACTCGAGGTGTGGGAGGAGCCGTTGACCCAGCAGCGCTCCTCGATCGAGCAGGTGGGGCTCCAGGCCACGCTCGATCAGGGGCTCGCCGCCGCGGGGACGACGCCCGAGCAGCTCTGGCTCTATCCGCCGGAGGGCGGGCTGGGCGTCGCGCGGCTCCTCTACTTCTCTCAGGGTGAGCGGGTCTCGCGGTGGGTAGAGGAGCCGCTCGTGCCCGAGCGCGAGCGGCTGTCCGACTTCCTCTTCGAGCTGCACTACCTCTGGCACAGGGTCACCGGCGTGTGGCTCTTCTATGTGGCCGGCCTCCTGTGTGTCGCGCTCCTGCTCGCGCTCGCGACCGGCGTGCTCATCCACCTGAAGGACATCGTCCGGCAGTTTCATCAGTTCCGGCCGGACAAGACGCGCCGTGTCCTGTGGTCGGACATGCACAAGGTGCTCGGCGTGATGGGCCTGCCGTTCCAGGTCCTCTTCGCTTACACCGGAGCGTTCTTCGTGTTCCTGGGGTTGCTCGTGCCGGTGTTCACGGATCCCGTACTCGGCGGAGACGCTGGTCGAGCGGACCAGGTGGCCTGGGGAGCGTCCTTTGCGGACGAGCCGGCGCGCGGGACGCCCGCTCGCGGCCTGACGCTGGACGAGCACCTGGCCCGCGCGCGCGCCGCCGCGCCCGGGCTCGTGCCGGAGGTGTTCTCCGTCCGGCACCACGGCCTCGACAGCGGCACCGTCGATATCCGTGGATCGATCGAGGGCGTGCCGTTCTCGCGCAGCATCGTGCGCCTGCGGGCGGTCGACGGCGCGGTCCTCTCGCTCGACGCGCCGGGCGCCGAGGGCGGGCGCAGCGGCGTGATTCGCTGGATCTATGGGCTCCATTTCGCGAATTTCGGCGGCGTCACGCTTCGCATCCTGTTCTTCGCGCTCGCCCTGGCGACGTGCGCCACGATCCTCACCGGCAACTGGATCTGGCTCGCTCGACGGGAGGCGCGGCAAGAGCGCGTCGGCAACCGCCTCCTCGCGCGGCTCACCGTGGGGTTCGGCGCGGGGACCGTCGTCGCGATCGCGGCGCTGTTCCTCGTGAGCCGGGCATTCCCGCTCGACTGGAGCGGCCGTGTCGTCGCCGAGGAGCTCACGTTCTTCGTGGCGCTCGGGCTCTGCGTCGCCTGGGCGCTCGCCGCGCGGGACGGCGGGCGCCTCTGGTCGCGGCAGCTCGGGCTCGCGGGGCTCTTGCTGCTGCCGGTCCCCGCGCTCGCGGCGCGCTGGTCGGGGGCGGGGCTCTTCGGCGCGGGGCCGAAGCTCGGCGCCGTCGTCGCCGTCGACGTCGCGCTCCTGCTGACGGCCGCGGCGCTCTGCGCCTCGGCGTGGGCGCTTCGCCGGGCGATCTCGCGACCCGAGGCGCGGCTCCTGCCGACGCGGGGCGCGCCGCCGCCCTCGCTGGCTCACGGCGGGGCAGGGCTCGTGGCCCGGCGGCAGACGGCGACCCATGGTTGA
- the mxcH gene encoding TonB-dependent siderophore myxochelin receptor MxcH — translation MLTFLLLGLQAPAHAQDGGTPERAGGDREPRVDAPATGSPDPERSPSGAEGPRIEPPRLLELVEAEYPREARAARREGKVVLKLLIDATGRVTEAEVTSPIGDGFDDAARAAVLRSRFTPARRGGTPIAVRILYSYEFRLPEEAPAEPTSPATGGSAVAATGIAATTLPRATGPDQASNTAAPPPATGPDPANTAAPPPATGPDPANTAAPAEVTVRGAAMAERLRQSAQAITVIETEQAQRRTADLGEVLARTQGVGVRRSAGLGSWARFSLNGLTDEQIRFFIDGVPLDLAGYPFGVSNVPVNLVERVEIYRGVVPVRFGADALGGAVNLVTDRDVRGTHGAASYEVGSYDTHRLSLTARHLHEPSGFFTRVNGFFDYAKNDYPVDVVLANETTGREDSEPTRVRRFHDAYRAAGGSAELGFVNRPWARRLLLRAFVTDYDKEHQHKFGVMKTPYGEVTNGETVPGATLQYEHGIGRGVALEALLGYTYGRATFLDVSECVYAWSGRCISKRTVPGEDGPRPRDRVFREHSGLGRLNLRYRPHPEHALQLSVSPTFIARTAEERRLDNDDREQLRGGHSLFTWVHGVEHQLNLFDDRLENSAFVKDYVQLLRMKGRLPGLDGRFDRQERDTHRLGVGDGLRYRFSGWLYAKASYEWATRLPRPVEVFGDGAMIVPNLELKPETSHNGNLGFTIDARDTAWGAWRLDANGFLRAVERLIVLNNRTDSIQYIHVSGARSLGVEAAAGWTSPGEHVALDGNITYDDFRKTSDEGNFARSEGERMPNRPWLFANGSARLQLQEVAAPRDAISLTWDTRYVHGFYLGFENWGRPDSKARVPSQLLHSLALTYVARDAPRTVSFTIEAHNLTNEPAFDFYGTQRPGRTLFSKATLEM, via the coding sequence GTGTTGACCTTCCTGCTGCTCGGCCTGCAGGCACCGGCGCACGCTCAGGACGGAGGCACGCCCGAGCGCGCGGGGGGGGACCGAGAGCCGCGCGTGGACGCGCCTGCCACCGGCTCGCCCGATCCGGAGCGCTCACCGTCCGGCGCTGAAGGCCCCCGGATCGAGCCGCCGCGGCTGCTCGAGCTCGTCGAGGCCGAGTACCCCCGGGAGGCCCGGGCGGCACGACGGGAGGGCAAGGTCGTGCTGAAGCTCCTGATCGACGCGACGGGGCGCGTGACCGAGGCCGAGGTCACGAGTCCAATCGGCGATGGCTTCGACGACGCCGCCCGCGCCGCGGTGCTCCGATCCCGCTTCACGCCGGCGCGCCGGGGCGGCACGCCGATCGCTGTACGGATCCTCTACAGCTACGAGTTCCGGCTCCCCGAGGAGGCCCCGGCCGAGCCCACCTCCCCGGCGACGGGCGGAAGCGCGGTCGCGGCCACGGGCATAGCGGCGACCACGCTCCCGCGGGCCACAGGGCCCGACCAGGCCAGCAACACCGCAGCTCCTCCGCCGGCCACAGGGCCCGACCCGGCCAACACCGCAGCTCCTCCGCCGGCCACAGGGCCCGACCCGGCCAACACTGCAGCGCCCGCCGAGGTGACCGTGCGCGGCGCCGCGATGGCCGAGCGCCTCCGGCAATCCGCGCAGGCGATCACGGTCATCGAGACCGAGCAGGCGCAGCGGAGGACCGCCGATCTGGGCGAGGTGCTCGCCCGCACCCAGGGCGTCGGCGTGCGGCGGAGCGCGGGGCTCGGGTCGTGGGCGCGTTTCTCGCTGAACGGCCTCACGGACGAACAGATCCGCTTCTTCATCGACGGCGTGCCGCTCGATCTCGCAGGCTACCCGTTCGGCGTCTCGAACGTGCCTGTGAACCTCGTCGAGCGCGTCGAGATCTACCGCGGCGTGGTGCCGGTGCGCTTCGGCGCCGACGCGCTGGGTGGAGCCGTCAACCTGGTGACCGATCGGGACGTCCGCGGCACCCACGGCGCGGCGTCCTACGAGGTCGGCTCTTACGACACCCACCGGCTCTCCCTCACGGCGAGGCACCTGCACGAGCCGAGCGGCTTCTTCACCCGCGTGAACGGCTTCTTCGATTATGCGAAGAACGACTATCCGGTCGACGTCGTGCTGGCGAACGAGACGACCGGACGAGAGGACTCCGAGCCCACCCGTGTTCGCCGCTTCCACGACGCCTATAGGGCGGCGGGCGGGAGCGCCGAGCTCGGCTTCGTGAATCGGCCCTGGGCGCGGCGGCTGCTCCTGCGCGCCTTCGTCACCGACTACGACAAGGAGCATCAGCACAAGTTCGGCGTCATGAAGACGCCTTATGGCGAGGTCACGAACGGCGAGACCGTGCCGGGCGCGACGCTCCAGTACGAGCACGGGATCGGCCGAGGCGTCGCCCTCGAAGCGCTGCTCGGGTACACGTACGGGCGCGCCACCTTCCTCGATGTCAGCGAGTGCGTCTACGCCTGGTCCGGCCGCTGCATCAGCAAGCGCACCGTCCCAGGCGAGGACGGGCCGCGCCCCCGGGACCGGGTGTTCCGGGAGCACAGCGGCCTCGGCCGCCTGAACCTCCGCTACCGGCCCCACCCGGAGCACGCGCTGCAGCTCTCCGTGTCTCCGACGTTCATCGCGCGCACGGCGGAAGAGCGCAGGTTGGACAACGACGACCGCGAGCAGCTCAGGGGCGGACACAGCCTGTTCACCTGGGTGCACGGCGTCGAGCACCAGCTCAACCTGTTCGACGATCGCCTGGAGAACAGCGCCTTCGTGAAGGACTACGTGCAGCTGCTCCGCATGAAGGGGCGGCTCCCGGGGCTCGACGGGCGCTTCGACCGGCAAGAGCGCGACACCCATCGCCTCGGCGTCGGGGATGGCCTTCGCTATCGCTTCTCCGGGTGGCTCTACGCCAAGGCGTCGTACGAGTGGGCGACGCGGCTGCCGCGGCCCGTCGAGGTGTTCGGCGACGGGGCGATGATCGTCCCCAACCTCGAGCTCAAGCCCGAGACGAGCCACAATGGAAACCTCGGATTCACGATCGACGCGCGCGACACCGCGTGGGGCGCGTGGCGGCTCGACGCGAACGGCTTTCTCCGCGCGGTCGAGCGGCTCATCGTGCTGAACAACCGCACGGACTCGATCCAGTACATCCACGTCTCGGGGGCCCGGTCGCTGGGCGTCGAGGCCGCCGCGGGCTGGACATCGCCGGGAGAGCACGTCGCCCTCGACGGCAACATCACCTACGACGATTTCCGCAAGACGTCGGACGAGGGGAACTTTGCTCGCTCCGAGGGCGAACGGATGCCGAACCGGCCGTGGCTCTTCGCCAACGGCTCGGCGCGCTTGCAGCTCCAGGAGGTCGCCGCGCCGCGCGACGCGATCTCGCTCACCTGGGATACGCGCTACGTGCACGGGTTCTACCTAGGCTTCGAGAACTGGGGGCGGCCCGACTCCAAGGCCAGGGTGCCCTCGCAGCTCCTGCACTCGCTCGCGCTGACCTACGTCGCGCGCGACGCGCCGCGCACGGTGAGCTTCACCATCGAGGCGCACAACCTCACCAACGAACCGGCCTTCGATTTCTACGGTACCCAGCGACCCGGGCGGACGCTGTTCTCCAAGGCGACGCTGGAGATGTGA